The Desulfatiglans sp. genomic sequence ATACTTTCGATAAGCATGAATCATATCCTCCTTCCCATAGGTTAGTCACCAACAGGAAGTACTTGATTTGATTCATGCTTTCAAGTTTTTTATTAACCTGGCACCCACAAATTCTTGTGAGGAGCCACCAAATTGATATAACACGAAATAGCGGTGGGATTTCATCTGATGATCATGCACTTCTCAGAGTTTCACCAATTGCAGAAAATGAACTAATGAATTTGACTATGGGAGATGAGACAGCCCTAACAGGCGACTGCATACGTACAATATTAGATAGAGTTAAAAATACCTTAACGACAGAAAAAGACAAAATAATTTTTGAAGAAAAGTCTAAATATCAAACTTTATGCACAGACCGAGATTGCATAAAAGATCAAAATGAAAAAATTGGCTCAAATTTGTATTGGGTATCTGGAAGGCTCGCTAAAATTATAACTCTTTTTACAGGTGTAATAGGTTTTTCCATACTCATTCTATCGATAGTAGTAACAACATTTCTTTCAAGCCCTTTCCTCTTTAACTCAGTATTTTTGAGTTTTATTATTGTAACTCTTTTTTGTATTGCCATAATATTCGGACTAATGAATTGGTATAAAGGAATAACTCTAAAAGAAATATTAAATAAATTAGAGATAAAAATACATGAGAATATTTTTCATTATTTGGAAAACATTTTAATTAAAGGAAAAGAATAAAATCATATCAAAATATTTTTCCTGTTTTATATAAACGTCATATCGGGAAAAACGCGGTGTCAGGGCCTGATATTGCCACATTAGTAGGGCGTATGGGGCGCAGGTAATTAACTCATGCAATTATCTTTACATTTTATCTACGTCTCATGCTTTTCATTGATAATAAACCGGCAAATCGAATAAAAATATCGTATAGCCAAGATTAGCAGAATATGAGTAACGAATTAATAAGAAATAACCATTACGTACCTATCTGGTATCAAAAAAACTTTTTGTCCTCTAAGAGAGGGGCATTCTATTATCTTAATCTTTACCCTGAGAAGGTTGAATCACCTGGTGAGGAAATTAAGTATAAGAAACAAATACGTTGGCCGTTCTCTCCCAAACAATGTTTCTATAAAACTGATTTGTATACGACTTCTTTTTTAGGACACCTTAACGACGAAATTGAGCGGTACCTTTTTGGCAAAATAGATAGTGATGGATCAAGAGCCATTAAAGCTTTGATGGACTTAAATTATCGTTTGTTCCATGATTACTTTGTTAAAGTTTTTGAATACTTGGATATTCAAAAACTCAGAACGCCCAAAGGACTTATATGGTTAAGCCAAAAGTTTCCAATGATTACCCATAATCAGCTTTTAATTGAGATGCAGAATATCCAAAGGCTGCATTGTACATTATGGGCCGAAGCCGTAAAAGAAATCGTTTCGGCCAATAATTCCAAGATAAAGTTTATCGTGTCTGATCATCCTGTGACAGTGTATAATGCAGCTTGTCCGCCCACTTCAACTGAATGCAAATATCCTAACGACCCAAGAATTGAAATGCAGGGAACGCAAACTATTTTCCCTCTGGATTCCAACCGGTGTCTGATTTTAACAAATTTGGATTATGCTAAAAACCCCAGTTTGCGAAATCTTAAAGAATTTAGACCAAATCCAAATCCTTTTCGAAACACATTGATAAGATATGATAACATCATTAATGGGAGAGAATTATCAGAAGAAGATGTTGAGCATATTAATTATATAATTAAGTCTCGCGCATCACAATTCTTAGCTGCTGAAGAAAAAGAGTGGTTATTCCCAGAAAAAAGGGTCCATTCAGATTGGGTCAAATGCGGCAACGTGCTAAAGCCTCCCACTGATAAGCTTTATCAATTTGGAGGTGAAATATATGTTGGATACGAAGATGGTTCATCCGAATACTTTGATCAATATGGACGAAGAGAACCAGAATCCGAATTTTTAAAGAAAAAGAAAAGGGCTGGAAAAATTGGTCCAAATGCTTCCTGTCCATGCGGCAGTGGTAAAAAATATAAGAAATGTTGCAGAGATATACCTGATAATGAACGTCCAGCTAGCGATGTTCTAAGTATTCGTGAACGTAACCTATTTTTTTATGATATCGTTACAAGAATTTTGGGAGTGAATAGAAGCGGAGAGTTAGATTGGGACGAACTACGTAGAAATTTAACCAATGATAAAATTGCAAAAATATATAAAGCGGTCGCTGGATTGTGGCCTCCATCTACTAATTTATTTGCACTGCTCCCGAGACCAGACACTAACGTTCTAAGGGCAATGTTTACAGGTATAATCGATCCACGTGTTACGTATATGAACATAACCTGTTTTTCCTTTTATGCAGATGAGATTTTAATTCAGAGCCCTTTTGTAAATCCAAACAATATGAGGAAAGAATTTAGCCCTATAGAGAATCCTGGGCAATACAGAGATGAAACCATAAAAAATCTATATTTCCTGTTTTTAATAATGCCATGGATTGAAATTGGGCTGATTAATTTGTTCCCAGATCCGTGGAACTTTAATTATACCTTGATGAAGACCGTTATGGATGCGGCTGAAAAAAGGAAAGATGCAAAAACTTTCGAT encodes the following:
- a CDS encoding DUF4238 domain-containing protein, yielding MSNELIRNNHYVPIWYQKNFLSSKRGAFYYLNLYPEKVESPGEEIKYKKQIRWPFSPKQCFYKTDLYTTSFLGHLNDEIERYLFGKIDSDGSRAIKALMDLNYRLFHDYFVKVFEYLDIQKLRTPKGLIWLSQKFPMITHNQLLIEMQNIQRLHCTLWAEAVKEIVSANNSKIKFIVSDHPVTVYNAACPPTSTECKYPNDPRIEMQGTQTIFPLDSNRCLILTNLDYAKNPSLRNLKEFRPNPNPFRNTLIRYDNIINGRELSEEDVEHINYIIKSRASQFLAAEEKEWLFPEKRVHSDWVKCGNVLKPPTDKLYQFGGEIYVGYEDGSSEYFDQYGRREPESEFLKKKKRAGKIGPNASCPCGSGKKYKKCCRDIPDNERPASDVLSIRERNLFFYDIVTRILGVNRSGELDWDELRRNLTNDKIAKIYKAVAGLWPPSTNLFALLPRPDTNVLRAMFTGIIDPRVTYMNITCFSFYADEILIQSPFVNPNNMRKEFSPIENPGQYRDETIKNLYFLFLIMPWIEIGLINLFPDPWNFNYTLMKTVMDAAEKRKDAKTFDEKSYNQMKELFFEDYKRTIFTLPDENLRAFFRHKSKDLSEEEISKLIDYTKRMNAQDPFVDLNPGKPGKESSQMRISRMTPNMEMTMFLAQATGSMIITDNNFRWSEICSSIPYYYGLSKNPWDKFETFVSEYLVKFPLIVDQLAHMQELKKSEFMSVKRVLKRLLNFINADQAPNNSQIAHLQEEFDIAQTVMSKSIEKLVQKGEKAIVTSSYPKPMNIDAKLSCKISPIGHINNLVYRLLVSYAGHDKYIKSLPLSLYVEYGSKESA